The following nucleotide sequence is from Acinetobacter equi.
TCTCCTTATATGTTATAGCTCTAGTAAAAAGTATAAATATCTTGTGAAATATAATTGTGAGTTTTTGTTTAAAAAGTGTACATTATTTTGTGTAAATATTTGAAGTTATTAAATTTCATTTTAAAGCACTTTAGCTTGTTATAATAGTGAGGCTTTTTATGGGTAAAAATATGTCATGACTGAACAAATACGACCACAATTTTGGAAAAAATATAAGCTTAATGAATTAACTTCAGTTGAGTGGGAAGCTTTGTGTGATGGTTGTGGTTTATGCTGTTTGGTTAAGTTGGAAGATGATGAAACCAACGAAATTGCTTATACGAAAGTTGCTTGTAAATTATTAGATTGCCAATCTGCACAATGCTCAGATTATGTGAATAGAAAAGAGAAGGTTCCTGATTGTATACAACTCACTCCTGAACTTGTTGAAAAAATTCGTTGGCTTCCTTCAAGCTGTGCCTATAGACGTTTAAAAGAAGGAAAAAGTCTGCCAACATGGCATCATTTAAATACCGGTTCTAGAAGTTCTGTTCGAGAGGCGAGAAAATCTGCTGCAGGGCGATGTATTTCTGAAACTGAAATGAATGAAGAAGATATCGAAGATTATATTGTGCGTTGGGTGCGTTAAAAGAAGATCATTTGATTTAAATTTAAGTTATCTAAAAATAAGCATTACATCTGTGATGTTAAAAAATCATTTTCTGAAATCACTTTAAAATCATGTTGTTGTAATAGAGCAGTTGTAATGCCAACAGCAGTAATTTTTTCTCCTGAAAATGAACCATCATAAATAAAATGGCTACCACAAGATGGGCTATTTTCTTTGAGAACAATAATATCAACTTGATGTAATTGAGCGAGTGCTAGTGTTTTATAAGCACCATCAATAAATGCCTCTGATACATTTTGACCTAAATTATTAATAACCTGTGCTTGGCCATTTAAAACATCGAATGCAGTTCCTCCTACAATTTCTGCGGGAGCTCGAGGTGTTGTTAAGCCACCTAATGTTTCAGGACAAGCAAATACAACGTCATGATATTTTAACAGTTGATTAATTTTTTCAAGGTTATAGCATTTTCCATCGTAACGAACGGGAGAGTTTGCTAAGCATGCACTGATTAGATATTTCATTTTTATTTTCTCAAGCTGAATAAAACAATTTAGGGAAATATGAGAATTCGCAATAACATAGTAGACTAATTGAAAGTCTAGTAAAGTAATAACAAGATGTCAGATAGCCATATTCCACTTCCAGAACGTTTACGCCCAAGAGATTTGTCTGAGATTATTGGACAAGATCATTTATTGGGAGAAGGTGCGCCTTTACGCCAAATGATTGATCAAGGGCACTTGCCATCAGTTATTTTTTGGGGACCACCAGGTGTAGGTAAAACAACAATTGCATTGTTATTAGCACAAGCTGTTGATCGCCCATTTGTGAGTTTATCTGCATTAAATACGGGTGTGAAAGAGTTAAGAGAGATTATTGCTGATAGTGGTGATTTACTGACGCCTGTCGTATTTATTGATGAAATTCATCGTTTTAATAAGTCACAACAAGATGCTCTTTTACAGGCTGTTGAAAAGGGTAAGATTACTTTAATTGGAGCAACGACAGAAAATCCATCATTCGAAGTGAATAGTGCACTATTATCTCGTTGTCAGGTATACACCTTAAATGCGCTAGGTGAAGATGCGATTCAAACATTATTGATGAATGCGATTCAAACAGATGCATTTTTAAAAGAACGCTATATTCAAATTGAAGAATTTGATGCATTAATTCAGTTTTCAGCAGGTGATGCTCGAAAAGCTTTAAATTTACTTGATCTGATCGCAAGTACCTTTGAACCTGATCTAGAAAATACTATTACCAATGCTGTGGTGGTAAAAGTTGCACAGCAAAATATTGCACGTTATGACAAAGCAGGTGAGCAACATTATGACCTTGTTTCTGCTTTTATTAAGTCGATTCGTGGAAGTGACCCAGATGCTACTCTTTATTGGATGGCTCGAATGTTAAAAGGAGGAGAAGATCCTTTATTTATTGCACGACGTATGCTTATTGCTGCTTCTGAAGATATTGGAAATTCAAATCCGAATGCACTTTTATTAGCGGGTGAGTGTTTTAGATCAGTACAGGCTATAGGAATGCCAGAAGCTCGAATTTTATTGGGGCAATGCGCTGTTTATTTGGCAACAAGTGCGAAAAGTAATAGTACTTATTTAGCAATTAATAAAGCGATGGAGTTGGCTGAAAAAACGGCTAATTTACCAGTACCATTACATTTAAGAAATGCACCAACAAAACTGATGAAAGAGCAAGGTTATGGCGTAGATTATTTATATCCACATCATTATCCAGAGCATTTTGTTTTACAAGAATATATGCCACCAGAGTTAAAAGGTAAAAAATTATATGAAGCTGCTCGTAATAAACGAGAAGTGGAAGGTGAGCGCTTGCAACAACGCCGTTGGATGCAACAGCAACAACAGCAATAATAAAAAAAGCCCAATTCTAGATGAGTTGGGCTATAAAACAGGACATTCTTTAAATGATACAAGAGAAAAATATTGCATCAGTAAATTGGTTATATAGTAGTCAAAAGCAAAGAAGAATAAAAGTATTTTTTTAGTATTTTTAATTTAATTTTTCGATTAAAAAATAAGCCAAAATAAATATAGATAAGTAGTACACAGATTGTACTTACTAATCTGGTATTGTAAAAAAAAGCCCAACTCTGGGAGAATTGGGCTATAAAACGGATGTTCTTTTGGGGATACATCCTAGAGGGTATGCAGATATATTATGAGAAATTGATTTTTTTGTATAACGGAAGATATTTATGATATTAATTTGATTTTTCGATTAATAATCTAGCATTAAATTTATAAATTCTAATTAATTAATCAAGAAATTTCTAATTGCTCATTAATCGATTTATATTTTTAAGATATAAAAAAAGCTCAATTCATATGAGGAATTGAGCTAGGAAATAGGATGTCTTGGGGAGATACATCCTAGAGGGTAACTGGTCGATAATGCTTAACTTAGTTGAAAAATAAAATATTGGCGTTATCTTGTATGGATAGATATTAATAAAAAATATAAAAGCTGTAAAAGTGAACATTTTCATAATAATTATTTAATTTTTCGATGAGCTTTTTATTTACATATTACTTAATAGAAAAGAGATAATTTTCATTTACTTATAGATAAAAAAAAGCCTAATTCAAAGCAAATTAGGCTATAAAATAGGATGCTTTTGGGAGATGGCATCCTAGAGGGTAAGTTGTTAATCAAATTAGTTTTCTAGAGAGAAAATTGCGAATATCATTTGATATGGATATATATTAATCAAAAAAAGATGAATTGTAAAAGCAAAAAAATGAATATAAATCATTTAAAATTTCGATTAGTTGTTGATCTAATTATTAGTTTTTCTAAATAATTGATTTAAAGAAAAATTATTTTATTTATATTTAAAAGTAATAAATAAATTTTTTGTATTTAATATGTAAGAAAAATTAAATGATAGTTAAATATATTTATATAAAAAACCGAGTCATTAGACTCGGCTTTTATTAATAAGTAACAAAATTAAAGATCATCTAAACTAATGCCAATACGAG
It contains:
- a CDS encoding replication-associated recombination protein A — translated: MSDSHIPLPERLRPRDLSEIIGQDHLLGEGAPLRQMIDQGHLPSVIFWGPPGVGKTTIALLLAQAVDRPFVSLSALNTGVKELREIIADSGDLLTPVVFIDEIHRFNKSQQDALLQAVEKGKITLIGATTENPSFEVNSALLSRCQVYTLNALGEDAIQTLLMNAIQTDAFLKERYIQIEEFDALIQFSAGDARKALNLLDLIASTFEPDLENTITNAVVVKVAQQNIARYDKAGEQHYDLVSAFIKSIRGSDPDATLYWMARMLKGGEDPLFIARRMLIAASEDIGNSNPNALLLAGECFRSVQAIGMPEARILLGQCAVYLATSAKSNSTYLAINKAMELAEKTANLPVPLHLRNAPTKLMKEQGYGVDYLYPHHYPEHFVLQEYMPPELKGKKLYEAARNKREVEGERLQQRRWMQQQQQQ
- a CDS encoding DUF523 domain-containing protein; this translates as MKYLISACLANSPVRYDGKCYNLEKINQLLKYHDVVFACPETLGGLTTPRAPAEIVGGTAFDVLNGQAQVINNLGQNVSEAFIDGAYKTLALAQLHQVDIIVLKENSPSCGSHFIYDGSFSGEKITAVGITTALLQQHDFKVISENDFLTSQM
- a CDS encoding YcgN family cysteine cluster protein codes for the protein MTEQIRPQFWKKYKLNELTSVEWEALCDGCGLCCLVKLEDDETNEIAYTKVACKLLDCQSAQCSDYVNRKEKVPDCIQLTPELVEKIRWLPSSCAYRRLKEGKSLPTWHHLNTGSRSSVREARKSAAGRCISETEMNEEDIEDYIVRWVR